A single Venturia canescens isolate UGA chromosome 1, ASM1945775v1, whole genome shotgun sequence DNA region contains:
- the LOC122419038 gene encoding ubiquitin-conjugating enzyme E2 W isoform X1: MSFASFLQCISVLISLAHVFFFYQKRRLQKELMALVREPPPGVQVDSELAGQNLTQWIVHMEGAKGTLYEGERFQLQFKFSSKYPFDSPEVTFIGGNIPVHPHVYSNGHICLSILTDDWSPALSVQSVCLSIVSMLSSCKEKKRPPDNSFYVKTCNKNPKKTKWWYHDDSV, encoded by the exons ATGTCTTTTGCTTCATTCCTGCAGTGTATTAGTGTTTTGATTTCTCTTGCacacgttttctttttttatcagaAG CGCCGCTTACAAAAGGAGCTGATGGCTCTGGTGCGTGAGCCACCGCCAGGAGTTCAGGTTGACAGTGAATTGGCTGGTCAAAATTTAACCCAGTGGATTGTTCACATGGAAGGTGCAAAAGGAACACTTTACGAGGGTGAAAGATTTCAATTGCAGTTTAAATTCAGTTCGAAATACCCATTCGATTCGCCAGAGGTGACTTTCATCGGCGGTAACATTCCCGTTCATCCTCACGTTTATAGCAACGGTCACATATGCTTATCGATCCTTACGGATGATTGGTCACCGGCACTTAGCGTTCAGAGCGTTTGTCTCAGTATCGTTTCTATGCTGAGCAGTTGCAAAGAAAAA AAAAGGCCACCGGATAATTCGTTTTATGTGAAAACCTGCAACAAAAAtccaaagaaaacaaaatggtGGTATCACG ATGATAGCGTTTAA
- the LOC122409849 gene encoding uncharacterized protein — protein sequence MKTSIPGKLVGCIGKCTSGLTAEELDHVTDNIHKTLTHPRGRKIFKEYLKQERRHDDLECLKFYEKCSEFIEKEQNYSNSEKNPTLDSLIEDVNDAMLTAENLDGIPEIDMSLLEKYNEILTRPPCRQSMLSLLEETKIRLMNHLRRVHRGFRDYALQPCPRTK from the exons atgaaaacatcgATACCAGGAAAGCTCGTTGGCTGCATCGGCAAATGTACTTCCGGTCTCACGGCGGAGGAGCTCGATCACGTAACCGATAACATACACAAAACTCTGACTCATCCTCGGGgtcgaaaaatctttaaagAATACCTCAAACAAGAGCGTCGTCACGACGATCTCGagtgtttgaaattttacgaaaaatgttCCGAATTCATCGAAAAGGAGCAGAATTACAG TAATTCCGAGAAAAATCCAACGTTGGATTCTTTGATCGAAGATGTGAACGACGCGATGCTAACGGCTGAGAATCTCGATGGCATACCGGAAATAGATATGAGCCTGTTGGAGAAATACAACGAGATTCTCACGCGACCACCGTGTCGCCAATCCATGCTTTCGCTTCtcgaagaaacgaaaattcgactcATGAACCATTTGCGACGAGTGCATCGGGGATTTAGGGACTACGCTTTGCAGCCTTGTCCCAGGACGAAGTGA
- the LOC122419038 gene encoding ubiquitin-conjugating enzyme E2 W isoform X2: MAAMSPSKRRLQKELMALVREPPPGVQVDSELAGQNLTQWIVHMEGAKGTLYEGERFQLQFKFSSKYPFDSPEVTFIGGNIPVHPHVYSNGHICLSILTDDWSPALSVQSVCLSIVSMLSSCKEKKRPPDNSFYVKTCNKNPKKTKWWYHDDSV; this comes from the exons ATGGCGGCAATGTCCCCGTCAAAG CGCCGCTTACAAAAGGAGCTGATGGCTCTGGTGCGTGAGCCACCGCCAGGAGTTCAGGTTGACAGTGAATTGGCTGGTCAAAATTTAACCCAGTGGATTGTTCACATGGAAGGTGCAAAAGGAACACTTTACGAGGGTGAAAGATTTCAATTGCAGTTTAAATTCAGTTCGAAATACCCATTCGATTCGCCAGAGGTGACTTTCATCGGCGGTAACATTCCCGTTCATCCTCACGTTTATAGCAACGGTCACATATGCTTATCGATCCTTACGGATGATTGGTCACCGGCACTTAGCGTTCAGAGCGTTTGTCTCAGTATCGTTTCTATGCTGAGCAGTTGCAAAGAAAAA AAAAGGCCACCGGATAATTCGTTTTATGTGAAAACCTGCAACAAAAAtccaaagaaaacaaaatggtGGTATCACG ATGATAGCGTTTAA
- the LOC122409837 gene encoding uncharacterized protein, producing the protein MVFANNLRCQYHRIGIALLVWIQKISQLMATRYEIQLSEMRNIASSLSSQECWDFFNLLSHRRAIEKKRRESSCASLLATWLSDPAKTNSANSKSYGNVDLNLRKIGRKDLARWVLSKMSSNRKRRGIYSSEINRRIEESDRNGVRNGTGEKMLPIHSLRASTDSERAIENQQASPIFWKIFFSSIFILLLILILVCFYKFVFTKLRCVCRSFNKSEDREYMLPEQTYGTATYANLTRKRSCEKRNCQLVKNNGNEEGSSNRKNVELSDKFSTAGEAKDVLLESTIEKNRSLLRSSKSTKNCGPRELPSDSEKIQLVKPLLESRNSTENSTKLLSSFSKFCAERNNSLVKRKSDFLDRNERLDSQKSIENTLRMRKFKPTKRDVEVTKKVKSENVASLLPQKKKTMTEKRCTNSNNAVEKLTESKSPRWISCSCNSLRKSLGMNSPTSNHEKSNESPGRVGNSEKTCISPWSSLTELSETYDELGMLFSQHLKQQFKPCKRKYCTLKRNLKKNQVFSHDITKCRNRRKNIFGRKVIISWDRRPACMSGKICRQTYDEYEIMRATRQERDILARAIINRRKSFLDQPCLSPVP; encoded by the exons ATGGTTTTTGCAAACAATCTGAGATGCCAGTACCACAGAATTGGTATTGCACTTCTCGTCTGGATTCAG AAAATTTCACAACTTATGGCGACGAGGTACGAAATCCAATTGTCAGAAATGAGGAATATCGCGTCGAGTTTGTCGTCGCAAGAATGCtgggattttttcaatttgctttCACATCGTCGAGCAATTGAA aaaaaaaggcggGAATCATCGTGCGCAAGTTTGCTGGCGACTTGGTTATCGGATCCGGCAAAAACCAATTCCGCCAATTCCAAAAGTTACGGGAACGTGGATTTGAACCTCCGCAAGATTGGCCGGAAAGATCTGGCTCGTTGGGTCCTCAGTAAAATGAGTTCGAACCGCAAACGCCGAGGAATTTATTCCAGTGAAATTAATCGTCGGATCGAAGAATCGGA TCGAAATGGTGTTCGTAACGGGACTGGGGAAAAAATGCTTCCCATACACTCGTTGAGAGCCTCCACGGACAGCGAACGTGCGATCGAGAACCAACAGGCTTCTccgattttttggaaaattttcttcagctCCATCTTCATTCTTCTATTGATCTTGATTCTCGTTTGTTTCTACAAATTCGTGTTCACGAAGCTACGTTGTGTCTGTCGAAG TTTTAATAAGAGCGAAGACCGAGAATACATGTTACCGGAACAAACGTACGGCACAGCGACTTACGCGAATTTGACAAGAAAAAGATCGTGCGAGAAGAGGAACTGTCAACTTGTTAAAAATAATGGTAACGAAGAAGGCAGTAGcaacagaaaaaatgttgaattgtCGGACAAATTTTCTACGGCTGGGGAAGCCAAGGACGTATTACTTGAGAGCACCAtcgagaaaaatcgatctttGCTTCGGTCCAGCAAATCGACGAAGAATTGCGGACCGAGGGAATTGCCTTCGGACTCGGAAAAAATCCAGTTGGTCAAACCTCTGCTGGAGTCTCGTAACTCAactgaaaattcaacgaaactgTTATCCtcattttctaaattttgtGCGGAAAGGAATAATTCTTTggtgaaaagaaaaagcgaTTTTCTCGACCGGAACGAACGCTTGGATTcgcaaaaaagtattgaaaatacGCTGAGAATGAGGAAATTTAAACCGACGAAGAGAGATGTCGAAGTAACGAAAAAAGTCAAATCTGAAAATGTTGCATCATTGTTGCCCCAAAAGAAGAAGACGATGACGGAAAAACGGTGCACTAATTCGAATAACGCAGTGGAAAAATTGACCGAATCTAAAAGTCCACGTTGGATCTCGTGTTCTTGCAACTCGCTAAGAAAGTCTCTGGGAATGAATTCTCCAACgtcaaatcatgaaaaaagtaatGAGAGTCCAGGGAGAGTGGGGAATTCAGAAAAAACATGCATTTCACCATGGTCCTCGTTGACTGAACTATCGGAAACTTATGACGAGTTAGGAATGCTGTTTTCACAACATTTGAAACAACAATTCAAACCTTGCAAACGAAAATATTGTACGCTCAAGAGAAATCTCAAGAAAAATCAAGTGTTTAGTCACGATATAACGAAGTGTCGTAATCGAAGGAAGAATATATTTGGTAGGAAAGTAATAATCAGCTGGGATCGGAGACCGGCGTGCATGAGCGGAAAGATTTGCAGACAAACTTACGACGAGTACGAGATCATGAGAGCAACGCGACAAGAAAGAGATATTTTGGCACGTGCCATAATCAACAGAAGGAAATCATTTTTAGATCAACCCTGTTTGTCACCTGTTCCCTGA
- the RpL38 gene encoding 60S ribosomal protein L38: MPREIKEIKDFLLKARRKDAKSVKIKKNDENVKFKVRCSRFLYTLVITDKEKAEKLKQSLPPGLQVKEVKKSSERP, translated from the exons ATG CCACGTGAAATCAAGGAAATCAAGGATTTTCTCCTGAAGGCAAGGAGGAAGGATGCTAAAT CCGTCAAGATAAAGAAGAATGACGAAAATGTCAAGTTCAAGGTCCGTTGCTCCAGATTCTTGTACACCCTTGTCATCACCGATAAGGAGAAGGCTGAAAAGCTAAAACAATCTCTGCCACCCG GTCTCCAGGTTAAGGAAGTCAAGAAGTCGAGCGAGCGTCCTTGA